A window of the Xenopus laevis strain J_2021 chromosome 9_10L, Xenopus_laevis_v10.1, whole genome shotgun sequence genome harbors these coding sequences:
- the cops8.L gene encoding COP9 signalosome subunit 8 L homeolog, giving the protein MPVAVMAQNPVSFQRLQEQCEEQELEAPGGIASPPVYSQLLALYLLHNDMNNARYLWKRIPPAIKSAHSELGGIWEVGQKIWQRDFPGIYTSISAYQWSENIQPIMEAVRDATRRRAFGLVSQAYTSISVDDFASFVGLPVEEAVKGVLEQGWQADSATRMVMPKKPDSAPLSLIPNEQQLARLTDYVAFLEN; this is encoded by the exons ATGCCAGTGGCTGTGATGGCGCAAAATCCTGTGTCTTTCCAGAGGCTTCAGGAACAGTGCGAGGAGCAGGAGCTTGAG GCTCCAGGCGGTATTGCCAGCCCTCCGGTGTACAGCCAACTCTTGGCATTGTACTTGCTGCATAATGACAT GAATAATGCACGTTATTTGTGGAAAAGAATCCCACCAGCAATCAAATCC GCCCACTCTGAGCTGGGTGGAATCTGGGAAGTAGGACAGAAGATCTGGCAGCGAGATTTCCCAGGGATCTACACATCCATCTCTGCATATCAGTGGTCTGAGAACATTCAGCCAATCATGGAGGCTGTAAGAG atgCAACACGAAGGCGGGCATTTGGCTTGGTTTCCCAGGCATATACCTCAATTTCTGTAGATGATTTTGCATCTTTTGTTGGCCTTCCTGTAGAAGAGGCTGTTAAAG GAGTGTTAGAACAGGGATGGCAGGCTGATTCAGCCACTCGGATGGTAATGCCCAAAAAGCCAG ATTCGGCGCCCCTGTCTTTGATCCCCAACGAACAGCAGCTGGCCAGACTTACTGACTACGTGGCTTTCCTAGAGAACTAA